The Oxobacter pfennigii genome has a segment encoding these proteins:
- the yqfC gene encoding sporulation protein YqfC, whose amino-acid sequence MAKKTQEVKQQIAGILGFPKDVVMNTPKATMTGNIQVNIENHLGLIQYEDKIVRINTSIGVYTITGLNLVIKDITTDEISIAGLIENLDISG is encoded by the coding sequence TTGGCAAAAAAAACTCAGGAAGTTAAGCAGCAAATCGCCGGAATCCTGGGGTTTCCTAAAGATGTGGTGATGAATACTCCAAAAGCAACCATGACGGGGAATATCCAGGTAAATATAGAGAATCATCTGGGTTTAATCCAATATGAGGATAAGATTGTAAGGATAAATACCAGCATAGGCGTTTATACCATTACAGGTTTGAACCTTGTAATAAAAGATATCACCACTGATGAAATTTCAATTGCAGGATTGATTGAGAATTTGGATATTTCAGGTTAG
- the prmA gene encoding 50S ribosomal protein L11 methyltransferase yields MLKDDKWAEITVVTSYESIEAVSAIFYEEGAAGVSIEDPRDVILSNTAPRDWDYIDEKLLPKDNGEAKVKGYFPYKDTIEDTLKAIGNSVDKLEEYGLDKGKGEITVREVREQDWANAWKEYYKPFKIGEHIIIKPSWENYDKKEGDIIVELDPGMAFGTGTHETTKLCIELLEKYIKTNDRVFDIGCGSGILSIVSSKLGATDITGVDIDEVAVRSSMENVKLSGRENVKIIHGNLFDVVKGKANIIVANIIADVIIGICGKIPDFLEDCGVFISSGIIKDRAEDVRLAFEENNFEIIEKREQGEWVAYGVTVRRK; encoded by the coding sequence ATGCTTAAAGATGATAAGTGGGCTGAGATAACGGTTGTAACGTCCTATGAATCCATAGAAGCCGTATCTGCAATTTTTTATGAAGAAGGCGCAGCCGGCGTGTCAATTGAAGATCCAAGAGACGTGATTTTAAGCAATACGGCACCTAGAGATTGGGATTATATAGATGAAAAGCTGCTGCCTAAAGATAACGGAGAGGCAAAGGTAAAGGGCTATTTCCCTTATAAGGATACAATAGAAGATACATTAAAAGCCATTGGTAATTCTGTTGATAAATTGGAAGAGTACGGGCTTGACAAAGGAAAAGGTGAAATAACAGTAAGAGAAGTCAGGGAGCAGGACTGGGCAAATGCCTGGAAGGAGTATTACAAGCCCTTCAAAATAGGAGAGCATATAATAATAAAGCCCAGCTGGGAAAACTATGATAAAAAGGAAGGCGACATCATCGTTGAATTGGATCCAGGCATGGCATTTGGTACCGGCACCCATGAAACTACAAAGCTCTGTATTGAACTTCTGGAGAAATACATAAAAACAAATGACAGGGTTTTTGACATAGGCTGTGGTTCAGGGATATTGTCAATTGTTTCATCAAAGTTGGGAGCAACTGATATAACAGGCGTGGATATAGATGAGGTGGCTGTAAGGTCATCCATGGAAAATGTTAAGTTAAGCGGCCGTGAAAACGTTAAAATAATACATGGAAATCTTTTTGATGTAGTAAAAGGCAAAGCTAATATCATAGTAGCCAATATTATTGCAGACGTTATAATCGGTATATGCGGCAAAATCCCGGATTTTTTAGAAGATTGTGGTGTGTTTATATCATCGGGTATAATAAAAGACAGGGCGGAAGATGTGAGATTGGCCTTTGAAGAAAATAATTTTGAAATAATTGAAAAAAGAGAACAAGGTGAGTGGGTTGCCTACGGGGTAACCGTCAGGAGAAAATAA
- a CDS encoding GatB/YqeY domain-containing protein, producing MSLKERLQQDWKLAMKEKDSFKSGVISMARAAILQSEKTDGKVLDDDQVIAVLSKEVKQRREAISEFEKGNRPDLVDQANKEIDILLEYLPQQLTEQEIQDIVRAAVIEVGANSIKEMGKVMAVVQPKVKGRADGKIVSQMVKEQLM from the coding sequence ATGTCCCTCAAAGAAAGACTACAGCAAGACTGGAAACTTGCCATGAAAGAAAAAGACAGCTTTAAGTCCGGAGTTATATCAATGGCCAGAGCTGCCATATTACAGTCTGAAAAAACTGATGGTAAAGTATTAGATGACGACCAGGTGATTGCTGTACTGTCAAAGGAAGTCAAACAAAGAAGAGAAGCTATCAGTGAGTTTGAAAAAGGAAATAGACCTGACCTTGTAGATCAAGCTAATAAGGAAATAGATATATTGCTTGAATACCTTCCTCAGCAGTTAACAGAACAAGAGATACAGGATATAGTCAGGGCAGCGGTGATAGAAGTGGGTGCAAATAGCATTAAAGAAATGGGAAAAGTTATGGCAGTTGTTCAGCCTAAAGTAAAGGGCAGAGCTGACGGAAAAATTGTAAGCCAGATGGTAAAAGAACAACTAATGTAA
- a CDS encoding 16S rRNA (uracil(1498)-N(3))-methyltransferase produces the protein MHRFFTSEKNISKNKITLYGEDVDHIRKVLRCRAGDAVVISDGRDYEYNCTISSIDKKEVICEINEKRPNVTEAEIKIHLYQGIPKAAKMDLIIQKCTELGVHSITPVNMDRAVVKFDNKENDNKLTRWRRIAEEAAKQSCRGRIPHIFEPMDFDDVLNDIKDYDMAIMPYEREDKLGLKHILNDEKACKDIAVIIGPEGGFSDKEVIKANEAGIVTVTLGPRILRTETAGFTCLAILMYELGDMGGE, from the coding sequence ATGCACAGGTTTTTTACCTCCGAAAAAAATATCAGTAAAAATAAAATAACCTTATATGGAGAGGATGTGGACCATATAAGGAAGGTGCTGCGCTGTCGGGCCGGAGATGCCGTAGTTATAAGCGATGGCAGAGACTACGAATATAACTGCACCATATCTTCAATTGATAAAAAGGAAGTAATATGTGAAATCAATGAGAAAAGGCCTAATGTTACCGAAGCGGAAATTAAAATTCATCTATATCAAGGCATTCCAAAGGCTGCAAAAATGGATTTGATAATTCAAAAATGCACCGAGCTTGGAGTCCATTCTATAACACCTGTGAACATGGATAGAGCTGTTGTTAAATTCGATAATAAGGAAAATGACAACAAACTTACAAGATGGAGGAGAATTGCCGAAGAGGCAGCAAAGCAAAGCTGCCGGGGCCGCATTCCTCATATATTTGAACCCATGGACTTTGACGATGTATTGAATGATATCAAGGATTACGATATGGCTATAATGCCCTATGAAAGGGAAGATAAATTGGGCTTAAAGCATATTTTAAATGATGAAAAAGCATGTAAGGATATTGCTGTAATTATCGGACCTGAGGGGGGATTTTCCGATAAGGAAGTTATAAAGGCCAATGAAGCAGGTATTGTAACCGTGACTTTAGGACCCAGGATATTGAGGACAGAGACTGCCGGTTTTACATGTCTTGCGATATTGATGTATGAATTGGGTGATATGGGAGGAGAATAA
- the mtaB gene encoding tRNA (N(6)-L-threonylcarbamoyladenosine(37)-C(2))-methylthiotransferase MtaB, producing the protein MEKVAFETLGCKVNQYETQAMADIFKKAGYDIVDFESYADIYVINTCTVTSFGDKKSRQMIRKAKKLNDKAIIAVAGCYSQVSPDEVLKIPGVNIVLGTNDRNKIAELIDEYKIRRSPIKHVVNIMNVREFEELEIDEYRDKTRAFLKIQDGCNRFCSYCLIPYARGPIRSREPQKVIEQVNRLSKSGFKEIILSGIHVASYGKDLKDINLTDLIEKIQHIDGIERIRIGSVEPTFFTGEVIKRFNDMDKLCRHFHLSLQSGCDETLKRMNRHYTTDEYKKIVYDLREAFSDVSITTDVIVGFPGESQEEFEKTFNFLKDIELSKMHIFKYSPREGTPAAKFKEQISPEIKEKRSDILLKLNSINERKFIDKFIGRKLEVLFEQNVKNMEGYLEGYTHNYINVKANGNNSIIGDIKQARLIKNEGQYAAGEILL; encoded by the coding sequence ATGGAAAAAGTAGCTTTTGAAACCTTGGGCTGCAAGGTAAATCAATATGAAACCCAAGCCATGGCTGATATTTTCAAAAAAGCCGGATATGATATAGTTGATTTTGAAAGCTATGCTGACATATATGTCATAAATACCTGCACTGTCACCAGTTTTGGGGATAAAAAGTCCAGGCAGATGATAAGAAAGGCAAAAAAGCTCAATGATAAAGCCATAATCGCTGTAGCCGGCTGTTATTCCCAGGTATCTCCCGATGAGGTTTTAAAGATACCCGGTGTCAATATCGTATTGGGTACAAATGATAGAAATAAGATTGCTGAACTCATAGATGAATACAAAATAAGAAGGTCTCCCATTAAGCATGTAGTTAATATAATGAATGTTAGAGAGTTCGAGGAATTGGAGATAGATGAATACAGGGATAAAACCAGGGCATTTTTAAAAATTCAGGATGGCTGCAACAGGTTTTGTTCATACTGTCTTATTCCCTATGCCAGAGGCCCTATAAGAAGCAGAGAACCTCAAAAAGTAATAGAGCAGGTGAACAGGCTGTCAAAGTCTGGTTTTAAGGAAATAATACTGTCGGGAATACATGTTGCATCATATGGAAAAGATTTAAAGGATATAAACTTAACTGATTTAATTGAAAAAATTCAGCATATAGATGGAATTGAGAGGATAAGAATTGGTTCTGTTGAGCCTACTTTTTTTACAGGTGAAGTAATTAAAAGATTCAATGATATGGATAAACTTTGCAGGCATTTTCATTTATCCTTGCAGAGCGGCTGTGATGAAACATTAAAAAGAATGAACCGCCATTACACAACGGATGAGTATAAAAAAATCGTGTATGATTTACGGGAAGCATTTTCGGATGTATCCATAACGACGGATGTTATTGTGGGCTTTCCTGGCGAGAGTCAAGAGGAATTTGAAAAGACCTTTAATTTCTTGAAGGATATAGAACTTTCTAAAATGCACATATTCAAATATTCGCCAAGGGAAGGTACTCCTGCAGCAAAATTTAAAGAGCAGATAAGCCCGGAAATTAAAGAAAAAAGAAGCGATATACTCCTAAAGCTCAACAGCATCAATGAGCGTAAATTCATAGATAAATTCATTGGGCGAAAGCTAGAGGTTCTATTTGAACAAAATGTAAAAAATATGGAGGGATATCTGGAAGGATATACACATAATTATATAAATGTCAAAGCAAATGGAAATAATAGTATAATAGGTGATATAAAGCAAGCCAGGCTTATTAAAAATGAAGGTCAATATGCAGCTGGTGAAATATTATTATAA
- the yqfD gene encoding sporulation protein YqfD — protein MSRILKYLRGYLTIKVEGLNLEKFLNMSVSSSISFWDVKKIGITEIEFKTTVRGYKRMKNIIKATGSKAYITGKDGVPFLSLKLKRRKMMAIGFVVFILMVFMLSSFIWSVEIIGAKTVSTKEITDCLKELGLKAGAFKLNLAVTDIENDMLIKMDGISWIKVNIKGTRAEVEIKERIAPPDIIPDSKPCNIIARRDGIIMKIIAEKGDILVPQGEPVKKGQVLITGMIDRPNIERRYVHAAGEVSARTWYEGKEVIPLETVEKERSGKKISNLFLILGQNKLQIKNSHITFNTYDKIVKSTKLIETEKFQLPLEIVIEEYHETVDKQKTKSVDEAKKLAYDLVEKSIINSLPPDAKIINKNINVTVKENVVIASALIETIEDIGLQEEIK, from the coding sequence ATGTCCAGGATATTAAAATATTTAAGGGGATATCTGACTATAAAAGTTGAAGGGCTTAATTTGGAAAAGTTCCTGAATATGTCTGTCAGCAGCAGCATCAGTTTTTGGGATGTAAAAAAAATAGGCATAACCGAAATAGAATTCAAGACTACAGTCAGAGGATACAAAAGAATGAAAAACATAATTAAGGCAACGGGAAGCAAGGCTTACATAACGGGTAAGGACGGAGTCCCCTTTCTATCCTTGAAGCTTAAAAGGAGAAAGATGATGGCGATAGGCTTTGTTGTTTTTATTCTTATGGTTTTTATGTTATCATCTTTTATATGGAGTGTCGAAATAATAGGTGCTAAAACCGTGAGTACGAAGGAAATAACGGATTGTCTAAAGGAACTGGGTTTGAAGGCCGGAGCTTTCAAGCTTAATCTTGCTGTAACTGATATAGAAAACGATATGCTTATTAAAATGGACGGCATATCCTGGATAAAGGTAAATATAAAGGGGACAAGGGCTGAGGTTGAAATTAAGGAGAGGATAGCGCCTCCTGATATTATTCCCGACAGCAAGCCCTGTAATATAATTGCAAGAAGAGATGGCATCATAATGAAAATAATTGCCGAAAAAGGCGATATACTGGTTCCACAAGGCGAGCCGGTAAAGAAAGGCCAGGTTTTAATAACAGGAATGATTGACAGGCCAAATATCGAGAGAAGATATGTACACGCTGCCGGAGAGGTAAGTGCAAGAACTTGGTATGAAGGCAAGGAAGTTATACCTCTTGAAACTGTCGAGAAAGAGAGAAGCGGTAAAAAAATATCCAACTTATTTCTCATATTGGGACAAAATAAACTTCAAATAAAAAATTCACACATTACTTTTAATACTTATGATAAAATAGTAAAAAGTACAAAATTAATTGAAACAGAGAAATTTCAGCTTCCTTTAGAAATAGTTATCGAGGAATATCATGAGACCGTAGATAAACAAAAAACAAAATCCGTGGACGAGGCGAAGAAGTTGGCATATGATCTTGTCGAAAAATCTATTATCAACAGCCTGCCACCGGATGCTAAAATAATTAATAAGAATATTAACGTTACTGTTAAAGAAAATGTTGTTATTGCTTCTGCGCTTATCGAAACCATAGAGGATATCGGTCTGCAGGAGGAAATTAAGTAA
- a CDS encoding histidine triad nucleotide-binding protein encodes MPDCIFCLISQKKIPSEILYEDEDCMAFKDINPEAPVHILIIPKKHIESVMELTEEDSGIISKIFNVAKLLSSELKIANSGFRIVSNCGKDGGQTVGHLHFHLLGGRQLQWPPG; translated from the coding sequence ATGCCTGATTGCATATTTTGCCTTATAAGTCAGAAAAAAATACCAAGTGAAATCTTATATGAAGACGAAGATTGTATGGCTTTTAAGGATATTAATCCCGAAGCACCGGTACATATCCTTATAATTCCAAAGAAGCATATTGAATCAGTAATGGAATTGACGGAAGAAGATTCCGGCATAATTTCAAAGATATTTAATGTTGCAAAATTATTATCCTCAGAACTTAAAATAGCAAATAGTGGGTTTAGGATAGTATCAAATTGCGGAAAAGACGGCGGTCAAACGGTGGGACACCTGCATTTTCATCTTCTGGGAGGACGACAATTACAATGGCCGCCGGGCTAA
- the dnaJ gene encoding molecular chaperone DnaJ, whose amino-acid sequence MVAKDYYAVLGLDKNASEDDIKKAFRKLALQYHPDKNPGDKAAEEKFKEINEAYQVLSDADRKAQYDQFGTTDFNGQGGFGGFDFGGGGFGGFEDIFETFFGGGFSNGRPNGPQRGADLQYTLNLTFEEAAFGVTKDIEIVRNEECKKCSGSGAKPGTNPQKCDKCNGTGQVKVQKRTAFGSFVTVSTCDKCGGKGTIIKEACPDCHGSGKVRRNRKITIKVPAGVDTGNTMPLRGEGEPGSKGGGNGDLYVNINILPHKIFRRDGYDVICEIPISFPQATLGAEIDVPTIDGLIKYTIPEGTQSGTIFRIKSKGIPKIRGYGRGDEIIKVIVEVPKKLNEKQKELLRQFAESCGEDVNEQRKSFFDKVKDAFGM is encoded by the coding sequence TCCAGTATCATCCGGATAAAAATCCCGGAGATAAGGCTGCTGAGGAAAAATTCAAGGAAATCAACGAGGCTTACCAGGTTCTTTCAGATGCTGACAGAAAGGCACAATACGACCAGTTCGGCACTACGGATTTTAATGGTCAGGGAGGCTTTGGAGGTTTTGATTTCGGAGGCGGCGGATTTGGAGGCTTTGAAGATATATTTGAAACTTTTTTCGGAGGAGGTTTTTCAAACGGGAGACCTAACGGACCCCAAAGAGGTGCCGACCTTCAGTACACCTTGAATCTCACCTTCGAAGAGGCCGCTTTTGGAGTAACAAAGGATATTGAAATTGTAAGAAACGAAGAATGTAAAAAATGCAGCGGGTCAGGTGCAAAGCCGGGTACTAACCCCCAAAAATGTGATAAATGTAACGGCACCGGGCAGGTTAAGGTGCAAAAGCGGACTGCCTTCGGAAGCTTCGTAACCGTTTCTACATGCGATAAATGCGGCGGAAAAGGAACTATTATAAAAGAAGCATGTCCTGATTGTCATGGAAGCGGAAAGGTAAGGAGAAACAGAAAGATTACTATAAAAGTTCCAGCAGGAGTGGATACAGGAAACACAATGCCCTTAAGGGGAGAAGGCGAACCGGGCTCAAAAGGCGGCGGCAACGGAGATCTTTATGTCAATATAAATATACTGCCACATAAAATATTCAGAAGAGATGGTTATGATGTAATCTGTGAGATACCTATTTCTTTCCCACAGGCAACTTTAGGTGCAGAAATTGATGTACCCACCATCGACGGACTTATAAAATATACAATACCTGAGGGGACCCAAAGCGGTACCATATTCAGAATAAAAAGCAAAGGCATACCTAAGATAAGAGGGTATGGAAGAGGCGACGAGATAATTAAAGTAATCGTCGAAGTTCCTAAAAAGCTCAACGAAAAGCAAAAAGAACTTTTAAGGCAATTTGCAGAGTCTTGCGGTGAGGATGTAAATGAGCAGAGAAAGTCCTTCTTTGATAAAGTTAAAGACGCATTCGGAATGTAA
- the rpsU gene encoding 30S ribosomal protein S21, whose amino-acid sequence MSEIRVGENETLESALRRFKRKCARAGVLAEVRKREHYDKPSVKRKKKAEAARKRKFK is encoded by the coding sequence ATGTCAGAAATCAGGGTTGGGGAAAACGAGACACTTGAAAGTGCTCTGAGAAGATTTAAGAGAAAATGCGCAAGAGCCGGAGTATTGGCTGAAGTTAGAAAAAGAGAGCATTACGATAAACCTAGCGTAAAGAGAAAGAAAAAGGCTGAAGCGGCAAGAAAAAGAAAATTCAAGTAG
- a CDS encoding NfeD family protein yields the protein MKQLSKLISISALISVVASLLFSANSFAAGTNSVFIIPVKGEVGPALSEFVTSNLAKANESGAKTVILEIDTLGGRIDNTLEIKDAINDTINKGIEVISFVNDEAQSAGVMLTMLGQKVAMVPGSSMGSAEVRPFDEKINSAWTGELKAVAEARGRDGNLVAAMADKDIMINNIKEKGKLLNVSAKQAKELGLCDTIVNNKQELLEFYGLKDMTIVEIQQDFKTKIASALSGRYLGPILLILGIIAIILEVFTPSFGILGTVGVLSLSTYFAGSILAGRSGWGAAILFIAGILLIGIEAYIPGFGAAGIGGLAALSAGIVFSAGDIVSGLWLLLLVLVILIVTLWLLLKYMPKTGIFEKIVLSTQMKSELGYVSSAVENELVGREGIAATVLRPAGKAEIAGRRIDVTTEGDFISKGTAIKVVKVEGSKVTVKVL from the coding sequence ATGAAACAATTAAGTAAATTAATAAGTATTTCTGCCCTGATTTCTGTAGTAGCTTCGCTCTTATTTTCTGCCAATTCCTTTGCAGCAGGTACAAATTCCGTGTTTATAATACCGGTAAAGGGTGAGGTAGGTCCGGCGCTTTCGGAATTTGTAACAAGCAATCTTGCCAAGGCTAATGAAAGCGGGGCCAAAACCGTAATACTTGAAATTGATACTTTAGGCGGAAGGATTGATAATACTTTAGAAATTAAGGACGCCATTAATGATACAATAAACAAAGGCATAGAGGTTATTTCCTTCGTTAATGACGAAGCCCAATCGGCAGGGGTAATGCTTACAATGCTGGGGCAAAAGGTAGCAATGGTTCCGGGAAGCAGTATGGGCTCGGCGGAAGTAAGGCCCTTTGACGAAAAAATAAATTCGGCATGGACAGGAGAATTAAAGGCTGTGGCCGAAGCAAGGGGAAGAGACGGAAATCTTGTTGCTGCAATGGCTGATAAGGATATAATGATAAATAATATCAAAGAAAAAGGAAAACTTTTGAATGTATCTGCAAAACAGGCCAAAGAATTGGGTTTATGTGATACAATAGTAAATAACAAGCAGGAATTGCTTGAATTTTACGGTCTTAAGGATATGACAATAGTAGAAATCCAGCAGGATTTCAAAACAAAAATTGCTTCTGCATTATCAGGACGTTATCTCGGTCCCATACTTTTAATCTTAGGTATAATAGCTATTATACTAGAAGTCTTTACACCTTCATTCGGCATATTGGGAACGGTGGGGGTTTTATCTTTAAGCACCTATTTTGCCGGTTCTATTTTAGCCGGGCGCTCAGGATGGGGAGCAGCTATACTCTTCATAGCCGGGATTTTATTGATAGGAATCGAAGCTTATATACCGGGTTTTGGTGCAGCCGGAATAGGGGGATTAGCAGCACTTTCTGCAGGGATAGTCTTTTCTGCAGGAGATATAGTAAGCGGCTTATGGCTTTTATTACTAGTGTTGGTTATACTAATTGTAACACTGTGGCTGCTTTTAAAATATATGCCTAAAACCGGGATATTTGAAAAGATCGTTCTATCCACCCAGATGAAATCTGAACTGGGTTATGTAAGTTCTGCCGTTGAAAATGAGCTTGTTGGCCGGGAAGGAATTGCAGCAACGGTTCTAAGGCCGGCAGGAAAAGCAGAGATTGCAGGAAGGAGAATAGATGTAACCACCGAAGGGGATTTTATTTCTAAAGGGACTGCAATAAAGGTTGTCAAAGTGGAAGGAAGCAAAGTAACAGTTAAAGTATTATAA
- the floA gene encoding flotillin-like protein FloA (flotillin-like protein involved in membrane lipid rafts) — MVGLLFIIFIILIGFIFLLSFVPVGLWISAAAAGVRVGLGTLIGMRLRRVPPVKIVNPQIKAVKAGVPTSIDNLEAHYLAGGNVDRVVNALIAAQRADIPLEFERAAAIDLAGRDVLQAVQMSVNPKVIETPKVAAVAKDGIEVIAKARVTVRANIDRLVGGAGEETIIARVGEGIVTTVGSSETHKLVLENPDLISQTVLEKGLDSGTAFEILSIDIADVDIGRNIGAQLQTDQAEADKRIAQAKAEERRVMGIAREQEMKAAVQEMRAKVVESEAEVPKALAEAMRTGKIGVMDYYNLKNLVADTDMRESISKMGKPENQADFGDDKKK, encoded by the coding sequence ATAGTAGGTTTATTATTTATTATTTTCATTATCCTCATAGGATTCATATTCCTTTTGAGCTTTGTACCCGTTGGGTTGTGGATTTCAGCTGCAGCAGCAGGCGTCAGGGTAGGATTGGGTACTCTTATAGGCATGAGGCTCAGGAGGGTTCCCCCTGTTAAAATAGTAAATCCCCAGATAAAAGCCGTAAAGGCAGGTGTGCCTACCAGCATTGATAACCTGGAGGCTCATTATCTTGCCGGGGGAAATGTCGATAGGGTTGTCAATGCTTTAATTGCAGCTCAAAGGGCTGATATACCTTTGGAATTTGAAAGAGCAGCCGCCATTGACCTGGCAGGGAGAGATGTGCTCCAGGCAGTTCAGATGAGCGTTAATCCCAAGGTTATAGAAACGCCAAAGGTTGCAGCTGTTGCCAAAGACGGCATAGAGGTTATTGCAAAGGCCAGAGTTACTGTAAGAGCTAATATCGATAGGCTGGTCGGCGGCGCCGGTGAAGAAACCATTATTGCAAGAGTCGGTGAAGGTATTGTTACGACAGTAGGTTCATCTGAGACCCACAAGCTGGTGTTGGAAAATCCGGATTTGATTTCCCAGACGGTGCTTGAAAAAGGATTGGACTCAGGAACAGCCTTTGAAATATTATCCATTGATATAGCCGACGTGGACATCGGAAGAAATATAGGGGCACAATTGCAGACAGACCAAGCTGAAGCAGATAAGAGGATTGCCCAGGCGAAGGCTGAGGAAAGGCGCGTAATGGGTATTGCAAGGGAGCAGGAAATGAAAGCGGCAGTACAGGAAATGAGGGCTAAAGTTGTTGAATCCGAGGCAGAAGTCCCGAAAGCTTTGGCAGAAGCCATGAGGACAGGAAAAATAGGAGTAATGGATTATTACAATCTTAAAAACCTGGTGGCAGATACTGATATGCGTGAATCCATTTCAAAAATGGGCAAACCTGAGAATCAGGCTGATTTTGGAGATGATAAGAAAAAGTAA